The window cacggtccatccagtctgcccaacaaaataaactcatatgtgctactttttgtgtataccctaccttgatttgtacctgtcctcttcagggcacagaccaagtacctggcaagatcccaaaaaagtacaaaacattttattctgcttatcccagatataagcagtggattttccccaagtccattttaatagtggcttatgggcttttcttttaggaagctatccaaaccttttgttaaaccctgttaagctaactgcttttaccataaggtcttcaagatatccctaattaatatgcatgcctactgcctccattgtatgcatataTCTCACATACGTATTTATTAGGGACTAGGAGTGAAGACCGATGCATTAAGGTGTAGTTCTGAAAGCCCAGTGCaatggtcttcactcccagtcctcaagggccaccaatGGGTCAGCTTTTCATGagatctctaatgaatatgcatgcctactacctccaCTCAAACCTCTCCCATTGCCaaatggatccagattcacccacagggttgatccagttctgggtttACCCCGTTGCATTCCCTACGAAAGGcaagactacaaatccctgcatgcaacagggtaaaccccggactggatcaaccctgtcaggtgaatctggatccagttggcaactctgcatattcattagaggtatcctcaaaacctgaccCATTGGGGGGATCTCGAGGACTGGAGTAAAAGACCAATCAGGGTTCACATACTACAAGATTCTGGGGGTGGTAAAAAGGCAGTTTTAAATTCCCTCTCTCCACCAGAGGCCTTATTTCAGTGTTTCCCCAGAAGGAAGGATGCTTAATAACAAATCAGTTTCATTTTCCACCTGGGGCCAGTTACATGGTATGAGCCGGAAGGTTATGGGATCTCTTGGCTCATATAACAACAGTGTCCCTGTGGCTCAGAAGAAACTTcatgttgccagatggaaaaaatttgTCAGGCCCAAAGCCAGCCCCAAACTGCAAAGTCGATTTGCATGTGAACGACATCATTAATATTAAtgagtcaatttgcatatgaatgacattaataaatattaatgaggctatttgcatacaaatgacgtcattaagcccgcctccgtGGGGCTTCTACTGGCCGCGGCTGCTGAAAAACTAGCCAACTGGGAAAAAACTGCAGCGGGCTAAAAAAACCGCCGGCGGGGCAAcaagaagccgcccaaaatctCGCAACCCACATGAGCCGTGAAAAAGtcacagcgggtcgcggaaaggagcacaattgggcgggaaaactgcCCATCTGGTAACACTGGTAAACCCTCCTTCCTGCTGGTCATAGGAACTGGAGGATGTGCTGGGGTATGGCattgggaagagggggaggggggggcagaaaaTGTAAAATAACTGACCATTGTCTGTTTGTCACCTCCAGCATTTTGCCACTCTAAGCAATTGCCTAGTTCACCTAATGGAAACATCTGCCCTGGGCACAAGTCCTATGAAAATATAATTaatgcagtgacgatcctaggtcggctgccacccggggcggatcgctgatgcaccccccccccccaggtgcagcacgaccaccccccccccccccgggtgcattcttggctgctgggagcagctgcacggctCCCTGCtccgtctgccccggaacaggaagtaacctgttccggggcagagggagcagggaaacagcggagccgacaggtgcgcggctgctctctgcacccctccagcggcgtgcacccggaccTCCCCGCCCCTGCTACACCGCTGAGTTAATGCTTCTATTTTTAGGAATTTATAAATGGTCAGTTCAGATGTTTGTCTCTCAGTTTATCAGGGTTTCTTTGAGGGTGTGTAAGAAGCGGTGGGAATCTCTTCTGGCTGAATTAAATCTCTCTATTGGTGAGGCTGAGGAGTCCGAggcaggcaaggggaggagtgagAGAAATTCTAAGGCCCCCAACGCTCAGAAGTCCTGCGGTAAAGCCAACAGTGCAGAAACCATACCCgccggaacagcgcagaaaacgAGCTCGCCAATGCTCAGAGGAAATGGTATGCGACTCATACGCACGCTGTTCTGATTCAacaggttttttttattattgatgaCTTTGAGGAGGAATCACATCCAACAATGTATACATACCGAAATTCAAATAGAAAAGTATGCTCAATATTGACGTAACATTATAATCCAACTTTTAAACTTTTGCAACCCCCAGCCCGCCCCTCTATTTTAGAAAATGCATCAATTTCCCAATGCTGAATAAACATAGCAACATTTCAAAGTGACAGTTATCATCAATCTATATCAAAAcgttcccccccccaacccttcccttTTCCTCCCAGCTTAACTTGGAGTTTACCTGCGACAAGTTACAATAAACAATAACAGTTCAAAGGGTGTCCACTAGAAAATTTGTAAGAAATCCCAAACTATTAAATCTCATATGCATGCCGTTAAAGTGAAAGCAAGGAGGGGCGAGGGGGATGTGCCAGGCGAACTGGAACGTGaaacacacattggcatctgttttctgcgcctttaaatataagcttttcaatttttttttaaacttggaacactatttaaacacaggaaacaggaatcaatgtgtgctttcattttcagGTTTGCTccgactcacacacacacacatttgtctCTCATACCAGCGCTTacgggcttgcacgggcttccttctgctttcagattaaataaaaactgatagattttaaagaaagaatcgtgagaaatcctctcttcaaacactatGATGCCTgctctgcagtggcgtagctaagggtgggcctgggtgggcccaggcataCCCAGTAGcaccacacctatgatgtggctggcagggatccccaagccccaccagctgaaaactcccaacaactgtccctcctgcataccttgtaaatagcagatctttgccagcAGCGAGCaacaactgatacatactgtttgcacaggccccacagccttccctctgatatattcccacctatgcggaaacaggaagttgcatcagagggaaggctgtggggccaacatgagcagtgtgtattaccgtatttttcagactataagacgcaccagaccataagacgcacctaggttttagaggagggaaataggaaaaaaaaaattcggactataagacgcactttttctctcctctaaaacctaggtgctccggtgcgtcttgtccgaatccctccctccgagttggggatcgccctccctagggttacctcccctccccccggccctgtcacgacctctccccttactcacgcgatcttccctggtggtctagtgacgtcggggcaggaaagagccccctctttcctgcccagcgcgctgctctccatcctcctgtatgctgcctgtgacggtctcggcaagattcaaaatggccgccgagaattgaagtctcggcagccattttgaatctcgccgagaccgtcatcaCAGTGCGCTGGGCagagcagtgcgctgggcaggaaagagggggctctttcctgccccgacgtcactagaccaccagggaagatcgcgtgagtaaggggagaggtcgtgacagggccggggggaggggaggtaaccctagggagggcgatcctgagctcggagggagggcgggcggcctgctaAACTCTACCTTCGGattataagacgcaccccccattttcctcccaaatttggtgGGAAataagtgcgtcttatagtccgaaaaatacggtagttgctgctcactgccagtgaaaatctgctatttaaaagacatgcaggggaggggggatgtttgacagaccatatggcatgcaggcgagagagggaaagaccaaatcacttgtggagaAGGGCAGAGGATTTCTGCcctcccatcttgggcccaggcccacccaaaattgggtgtctggctacgcccctgctgctctGAGCCAGCCTTattttttcagcggtaagggcgACTTTGCTTTGTGTGCTGTTCTCCGAGCATTGGGAAGggataggaaatgacctcattaacatccgttgGACTACATTAGCATGATATTCGCGTTCTTTGGCATACTCGTTTCCCGCACTACAGCCTCTGAGGATTCTGTGCTCACTAATGCAAGCGCTAATGGCTTCTAGttcccgcgtttgcttctgagcatcggggcctaagaAATGAAATACTTCCTTTTGTTGCATCAAGACTGTTTAATGGGTTAAAACCTAACAGCAGCAGGGGAGGCtctaaggccctgatgctcagaaaccaatgcaggtgctagagaccATTAGCGCCAGACTGGCGCCAACATTTGCTACTGCTGAACGCTCGGAGGGCTCTAGTGCGTGGAACAACGAGCACGCCAAAGCCTAACGCAGATAGCATGCACATTAGGCCATTAGCGATTCGTCTTAATGCTCAAAGAAGGGCATCCTTGATGCCGGGAACCTAACGCCAGCTAGGTTACTGGACAGCAGCAAACCTTCAGCAGCAGAAGCAGAAGATCGTGAGGGATTCCTGAAAGGAGGAGGAAGCCAAGCTTGCTCGAAATCCCcaaaccacaaaaaagtgccttatTAGCTCACTGCGTCTGTTGCCGACTTCGGCGCTCGGATTCTTCTGTGGGGGTTTTCACTTTTATTCCTGCTtgcagggatgggggagggagagaggtggcaGCAACTTGGCGTGTTCCCAAAGGTGTCCTTCTGAGCCAGAAGGCTTTCTTTCTGTCTACAGGACCCAAGGACTGGAGAGCTTTCTCGAGGAATTTTAATAGTGCTCCACTTCCACCTCTTCCCCCTGGCCAGGACTCCCTGCTCCCCAGTCACACTGCACATACGCACAACAGCTGTGCTGGGCGCATTCCTTCTCCTTACATCCTAATGCTCAACCCTAACTGTGCGCTTATAGTtgcatacaaatcagagaaactttttcttcactcaacgcgtaattcaactctggaattcgttaccagagaatgtggtaaaggcggttagcttagcggagtttaaaaaaaggtttggccggcttcctaaaggaaaagtccaaagaccattattaaattggacttggggaaaatccactctttctgggataagcagtataaaatgttttgtacttgggatcttgccaggtatatgtgatctggattggccactgttggaaactagaAACCAAAGCCAGCAACATTTTGCTTGAGTAGAACTCCCAGATATGGGTATGAAGACCCAAGAGAAATACCACACTTAAGGTTTCCTGGTTGCCGGCAGCAACACCTCACTTGCTGAGCGGAGTCCGAGACATCACCCTGCCAGGCCAAACCAAGAGCTACCACTGACAGTCTTTTCtcaccaggggtggactgagggtggtctggccCCCCGCCCGGCACTGCCTGACACCCCCCAGCCGCCTCTGCCACCGCAGCCGACGCCCCCattgccccggtcctacctgaggggttcTGGTGGTCTGTtggcctatgggggggggggggggaatattctTTCCTGGCTGCTGCGCTGCCTCTATTCTCCTGCCTGTCGGCACAactatgttttcaaaatggcggacgACTTCCTGCATTAGTCTTGCCACCATTGTTAAAATATGGTGGTgccgggccgggggggggggggaggaatagcggcagcccagtgggccaggcaggaaagaacatgtcccccccccccccccacacacacacacagaggccactagatcaccatcAGCATGccgggcatccaggcagagcctctgggccccctagaacctctgggccctcgggcactgctcgGTTGCCCGAAtagtcagtccgcccctgttcCTCAGAAGAATTTCTGGTTCACACGGAAGTGAGGCTTGGAGACATCCTCTGGATTCAAGTACACAGAAATGGACTTCCCTTGATTCTCGGTCACCAGCTGTTGAATTTTTTCAGCTAAGCGActcttttcctcctctccctccccctcctctgtaGCCTGTCCTGCCTTCCCCTGCCCCAGCTTCactgcagcctttgcctgctCCACCGCAGTCTGCAAGTGCTCGGCTGGCTCAGCCCGGGCACCAGATAGTTTGCGGGCAAGCAGCAACACCATGGTATCCTGCACATGCTTCAACAAGTTGCAATGGGGTAAGAAGTAATTAGGACAGGACCTGTTAATCAGACAGTGCAAGAGCTCATCGAGCAGACCCAGAAAGAAATGGGCCGCGTTCTCCTCCTGCCACAGGAAGCTGATGGGCAGCCGATCACAGGCCCAGAGCATTAGAGTCCAGAGGTGGTATGGCCCCAAGGCCCGGGGCTGGGAAAGGAGCCGGAGGACGGCCTTGCAGGCTTGGAAGGCCTGAAGGAGAGGAGCTGGGATGCACTTCTTCAGCTGGACCTCGGTGCGGGAAAAGCAAAGTCGCCACTCCCTTTCTTCATCTCCTCTGCCACCAcgggaacaagcaggaagaaggtAGAAGCCTCCAATGGCCGCCTCCTCCGTCACCTTCCCATCCCAAAAATGGCTCCAGGTTGGCCAGGCCTGGGCCACTGCTGGCCATCCCCTGAAGGACACCACTGGGACAAGGTCATACAGCACCCGGCAGGTTCCAGCAGTCAGCAGTAAAGTGGTTATACTGCCATTCCTCTCCACCCGCTCCACCCTGGGAAGCCCCCTGCGTGGGTTGTTCCGGGTCTCTTCAATCACTGTGGCAACCATGCTGAAAAACCAGTTGGCTACTTTGGTTGGTGAGAAGTACAGTCCAGACTCAGCATCAGTCATGGTGTCTGTTGCACAGCACAATTCCCCCCACCTGGCCAGGGTGTCTGAGTCGAAGAGATGGAGGTTGAGCCAGGTGTGACCAGCATCACAATTACGCATGTCCAGGGCTATGGGCTGGTTCCGATCGTGGAGTTTCAAGGCCGGCACCAGCAGTGTGAAGTCCAGGTCGTAATCAGGGCCCCAGGCGTAGTCCCCTAAGTTGTAAGGATCCATATCAAGGGCCCCTTCCCGGGCACCCCCTGAGAGCAGGAGATACTCATTCGTAATGGGAAGGCGATGGTCTTCTTTCTGAACGAGGCCTAAACCAGGGAAagtggggggcgggaggggggagcATACAGAAGATGTTAGAGAACGGGAAGGGGTGAACAAAGAGAGACAGGAGGGAAGGAGTGAGAAATggagatggggaaagagagacagtgaggtgggaggttgggggggcagagaaagagacATTTACCATCTATTCAAAAGACAATTCTTTCTTATATACCTAACCTCAGTATTCCCATCCTAAAACTGTGAGGGCTCAGAGGAAACAACTCACCCATCCCAAGACAGCAACTGAGAGGAGGGCGAAGAAAATTTCCATTTGTGCTACTTTAATCCCCGGTGATGTCCCATTTGGGTTAACAAAGTACGTTGATattattcttttttaaaaaaggatctaAGACAACCTGTAAGATGCAGACAGGTaagaactccccctccccccccccccccaaatagtccCAGTGCATGGGGGTCGGAGGGAAGTGGGCAGAAGTAGACACCGAGCCTCACAGCCAGTGGTAGGCCATTTTCACACCAAGTCACCAGGCTGAGGCCTGCAAATTActgaggccaatccaggcccacAATCCCACTGTGGTATGGCAGAGCTTCCCAGTCCTCAACACCAGTTCAATCTTGTGCCCAGGTACAGGCTCTGGTACACTACCAATCTCTCTCTTCACCCTCTGCCAGCCCGGCaccccccttccttttccccagcgCTCAGCGTCTCCCCAACCCTCCACCCATCGTTTTCATTTTCCCCCCTCCACCTCTTAGCCAGCATAATTACCTTCTCTTTTCCACTTCCCTTCTCTCGCCCCATCCAACCTCACtcgcccagtatcctctttccctcCACACCCACCTCTTACCACCCCAGTACCTTCTCCATCTTTCCAGTGGGACAGCGTCCTTTTTCCCCACCCAACCACCTACccagcatctccctctttctcatgGTGGCAGCTACAGGCTTCCTCCTAACTTTGGCCAGTGCTGGGATGAGTGAGCACCACAAGTGGTCAGGGGCTCTCCTCTTCAGCGTCCCTATATTGGtactcaaaacattttttaaactcaggGGTTGGCTTGTCCAGTTGCTGCACAGACAATTCTTCATGATGCCACAAGAACAAGTTGGGAAGTGCTAACCCATGAGTTCTGAAAATGTCTTGTCTTAAAGAGCGGGCGGGTGGTCCTCAGGGGTCCCGTTGAGCAGCTGTGAGCTTGTACAGGAGTTTTCTGTCAGCGTTCCTGCTGGTTGGGGGGCATGTGGGATGTGATCTATCTGTCCCTTGAAAGTGAAAGTCTCTTTTCTTCTCCTTATCTGTTTCGACAAAATTGCTTCTAGGTACAAATTGCTGTGCTGTTCATATCCCCCTtcttactgtttttttttgtatggtttgtgatttattgaatattgtttattttatattttaatatatgCTTTTGGGTTATTTTTCAGGATTGCAGTggtattgtacaccgccttgatgtACGTTTGAAAGGTGGTATCCTATATAATTCCTGgattcgtaacacaattcccgttggtccgccctcgcgtcggaatgtgatgatgtcagagggcgggatcaatgagagagaagggaaaccagcaccagccagccatagaacgttggaggtgaggattcaaTCCCGGGAGaatcacccccctccctcccccccatcctccgagttccaggcccccctctcctccgagttccaggcccaccccctccctccctctcctccgagttccatgcccccctctcctctgagttccagacccccgcgcctccctccctctctctctctctcccctccgtggcagcccgacctgcgttgcccgccctcttctcccagtcctccgcctgcccctcgccttcctgcgtgccagcctgaatttaaaagttcttaccttggggtccgccggcagcagtaaaaggcgagcaggcacggcgcttcagcctgccttcccttctgtctcaggtctgcctctggtcccgcccttccggaaacaggaaatgagggcaggaccaggggcagagctgagacagaagggaaggcaggctgaagcaccgtgcctgctcgcctttcactgctgccggcggaccccgaggtaagaacttttaaattcaggccggcacgcaggaaggcgaggggcaggcagaggactgggagaagagggcgggcaacacaggtcgggctgccactcggatgggagagagagagagagggatggaggcgcggggggtctggaactcggagaagagaggggggcatggaactcggatggggaggggaggagagggaggaagggatgggggcctggaactcggaggggaggagagacagagagggagggaggcacgggggtctggaactcggaggagaggggggcatggaactcggaggggaggggagggaggggggcatgaaacttggaagggagggggagggagggggccaagctggaactcggaggataaccttgctagcgcccgtttcatttgtgtcagaaacgggcatgttttactagtaacatATATCCTACATATAACATATATATCTGTACTTGGCCCCTCTGCTACATGGTAAGCTGGGTTGTAGAAAGGCATCAGCAACatatctctgctatttgaatgctCTGCTTATCgggtgtttcattagtattatgctgacatcgtattatatctccgttatttgaattccagtgttgTTAACTGTGTATAATTTTTAATcccgtttcatggtagtcctgttATCAGGTTTTGATTTGCTGCtctcatttagggctccttttaccaagccaacgctagtgattcccatgtggcaaatgtgacgaagcccattcCAATTCCTATTGTATTTATATGTGgctatttttactattgttatgttgttaagaGAATTgtgagttttatgttaaattgtaccttcataaaaggcagttaataaaaccCAATAAAATAAGAAATCATCGGCCCTCTCCCTACTGGCACTGGACTTCTGTGCAGCTCAAAGCTGCTTAGTAGAAACCATGGTGGTCCTGCTCTCCCAAATTTTGGCACTGTAGGGGACCTGCCTAGTTCACCTCATGGAAGCCCTTCATCGCACAGAGGAGCTGTGACCATAAAACACGATCatggaatcaggggcgtagccagacaacaaattttgggtgggcctaggcaagaagtgggtgggcaccaagtgttcccccccccccctcccaaccaccacccaaaaaaatatttcagctggcagGAAAGTGCTTCTTACCACCTTGGCggtatgcagcaggcatgcgctgaaaactgagtgtgtgcaggtgccggtatcgtgaacagtagcgtttttgttaccgtCGGggaaaagtcttcagctggccgagcttgagatccccatcagctaccgctaaatgtgtgctactattgggtgggactgagcactaaatgggtgggccctggcccacccaggcccacctgtggctacgccactgcatggaatACGGCGATGCCTAGCGGGCAACCTAAAAGAAAATCCATTATAGTCCGCCAGAGGAGACGCCATACAGGAGGGGGCACAGACCTCTGCCTGGAAACTAAGGGGTGAATATTCAGCCACCACAGTCAAAATCGTTTTAAACACTGGCTGCGGTGGTCAAAACAAATCTGGATATTTagcaccactatctggataagaCAGTCGGCACCAGAACTTTTCCTGGATAACGGCAGAAGAGCAtatgaacagccatactgggtaagaccaatggtccatctagcccagtatcctgcttccaggagcagtcaatccaggtcacaagtacctggcagaaacccaattactagcaccattccatgctaccaatcccaggacaagcagtggcttcccccatgtccatctcaataacagactatggacttttcctccaggaacttgtccaacccttttttttaaacctagatacactaaccgctgttactacatcttctggcaatgagctccagagcttaactattttttgagtgacaaaatatttcctcctatttgttttaaaagcacttccatgtaatttcattgaatgtcccctggtcttttgtactttttgaaagagtgaaaaatcgattcacttctgcaccactcagggttttggagacctcaatcatatcccccctcagctttatcttttccaagttaaagagccctgacctctttagcctttcctcatacgggaggagttccatttcCTTCTTCgtcttaattccactatatctttttttgagatatggtgaccctTACTGTTTTTAGAAGAACTTTTAAATAAAGATCATTTTTGGACACCGTCTGCGAGGGGTTCCTTTCCTTTGCTCAACCGTTTCATgcttgaccagaattgaacatgatactcaaggtgaggtcactccATTGaggcattattttttattttttttgttacatttgtaccctgcgctttcccactcatggcaggctcaatgcggcttacatggggcaatggagggttaagtgacttgcccagagtcacaaggagctgcctgtgcctgatgtgggaatcgaactcagttcctcagttcctcaggaccaaagtccaccaccctaaccactaggccactcctccactgttgctactatttgagattctacatggaatgttgctattccactcatgtagaagtcggcccttgcagatcaccaatgtggccgcgcaggcttctgcttctgtgagtctgacgtcctgcacatacgtgcaggacgtcagactcacagaaacagaagcctgcgcagccttctacatggaatgttgctagtggaatagcaacattccatgtagaatctccaatagtagcaacattccatgtagaatctccaatagtatctattttatttttgttacatttgtaccccgcgctttcccactcatggcaggctcaatgcggcttacatggggcaatggagggttaagtgacttgcccagagtcacaaggagctgcctgtgcctgaagtgggaattgaactcggttcctcagttccccaggaccaaagtccaccaccctaaccactaggccattccaccacgcaacattccatgtagaagtcggcccttgcagatcaccaatgtggccgcgcaggcttttgcttctgtgagtctgacgtcctgcacatatgtgcaggacgtcagactcacagaagcagaagcctgcgcagccttctacatggaatgttgctagtgcaatagcaacattccatgtagaatctccaatagtagcaacattccatgtagaatctccaatagtatctattttatttttgttacatttgtaccccgcgctttcccactcatggcaggctcaatgcggcttacatggggcaatggagg is drawn from Microcaecilia unicolor chromosome 14, aMicUni1.1, whole genome shotgun sequence and contains these coding sequences:
- the TMEM102 gene encoding transmembrane protein 102, producing the protein MAYPTGPTSARPSAARPLTDLDFRSAIRIEEINKLIQELGKYEARDYGDQLALEVHSAKDFIFSMLGLVQKEDHRLPITNEYLLLSGGAREGALDMDPYNLGDYAWGPDYDLDFTLLVPALKLHDRNQPIALDMRNCDAGHTWLNLHLFDSDTLARWGELCCATDTMTDAESGLYFSPTKVANWFFSMVATVIEETRNNPRRGLPRVERVERNGSITTLLLTAGTCRVLYDLVPVVSFRGWPAVAQAWPTWSHFWDGKVTEEAAIGGFYLLPACSRGGRGDEEREWRLCFSRTEVQLKKCIPAPLLQAFQACKAVLRLLSQPRALGPYHLWTLMLWACDRLPISFLWQEENAAHFFLGLLDELLHCLINRSCPNYFLPHCNLLKHVQDTMVLLLARKLSGARAEPAEHLQTAVEQAKAAVKLGQGKAGQATEEGEGEEEKSRLAEKIQQLVTENQGKSISVYLNPEDVSKPHFRVNQKFF